A DNA window from Xanthomonas campestris pv. campestris str. ATCC 33913 contains the following coding sequences:
- a CDS encoding GAF domain-containing sensor histidine kinase, whose translation MRPSSAPSALNAIAEIERISAVPQILETVAHITGSRFTAVARVTDTSWVACATYDTLGFGLKPGGQLEVESTICHEIRLSPKPVIFSHASQHPVYAHHHTPKLYGLESYVSVPIFRRDGGFFGTLCAIDSAPANFDEAHILKSLEFFALLIGNSLETEEKLQQAATALSAANDAGELRDQFIAVLGHDLRSPLQSISMATEMLQLEPQSPRGASLLGHIRTSLTRIGGLVDDVLDFARGRLGGGIPVTLRVEDALERRLLEVVQEVCSATGRTDLHADIHIGGEIVCDAPRLSQLFANLLSNAAVHGTPSIPVTLRAWQAAGILHLSVHNGGVIAPEKRAKLFSPFSRDDDDAPQPGLGLGLYIAAEIAKAHEGRLSVSSDLLAGTTFTFEMPVAPAQPQHSVHAGDEDALARDDARPRAMQG comes from the coding sequence ATGCGCCCTTCCTCCGCTCCATCCGCGCTGAATGCCATCGCCGAGATCGAAAGAATCTCCGCCGTGCCGCAGATCCTGGAAACCGTTGCCCACATCACCGGCTCGCGGTTCACCGCCGTGGCCCGCGTCACTGACACCAGCTGGGTGGCCTGCGCCACCTACGACACGCTGGGGTTTGGCCTGAAGCCCGGCGGCCAGCTGGAAGTGGAATCGACCATCTGCCACGAGATCCGGCTGTCGCCCAAGCCGGTCATCTTCAGCCATGCCAGCCAGCATCCTGTCTACGCGCACCACCACACGCCCAAGTTGTACGGGCTGGAGAGCTATGTGTCGGTGCCGATCTTCCGGCGCGATGGCGGCTTTTTCGGCACGCTGTGCGCGATCGATTCCGCACCGGCCAACTTCGACGAAGCACATATCCTGAAGTCGCTGGAGTTCTTCGCCCTGCTCATCGGCAACTCGCTGGAAACCGAAGAAAAGCTGCAGCAGGCGGCAACGGCGCTGTCTGCGGCCAACGATGCAGGCGAGCTACGCGACCAGTTCATCGCCGTGCTGGGCCACGATCTGCGCAGCCCGCTGCAGTCGATCAGCATGGCCACCGAAATGCTGCAGCTGGAGCCGCAATCGCCACGTGGTGCGTCGCTGCTTGGGCATATCCGCACCAGCCTCACCCGCATCGGCGGGCTGGTGGATGACGTGCTCGACTTCGCGCGCGGCCGCCTGGGTGGCGGCATTCCGGTCACCTTGCGGGTGGAAGATGCGCTGGAGCGTCGACTGCTGGAGGTGGTGCAGGAAGTCTGCTCCGCCACCGGCCGCACCGACCTGCATGCCGACATCCACATTGGCGGCGAGATCGTCTGCGACGCGCCGCGGTTGTCACAGCTGTTCGCCAACCTGCTCAGCAATGCGGCCGTGCACGGCACGCCCAGCATTCCGGTCACCCTGCGCGCCTGGCAGGCTGCCGGCATACTGCACCTGAGCGTGCACAACGGCGGCGTGATTGCGCCGGAAAAGCGCGCCAAGTTGTTCAGCCCGTTCTCGCGCGACGACGACGACGCGCCGCAACCAGGTCTGGGGCTCGGGCTGTATATCGCGGCGGAAATCGCCAAGGCGCACGAGGGCCGCTTGTCGGTGAGCTCGGACCTGTTGGCCGGCACCACCTTTACCTTCGAGATGCCGGTCGCACCGGCGCAGCCACAGCACAGCGTGCATGCCGGCGACGAAGACGCGCTGGCCCGCGACGACGCACGCCCGCGCGCGATGCAGGGCTAA
- a CDS encoding DUF4440 domain-containing protein: MPLRSVRTTLAAFVLVALAPVATAATQDEEAAVRAADAAFWKAYNACDLPAAGKLLSADVEFYHDRTGLTRTRDGLIESLRKGPCADPNMRLRREAIDTSLAFHPLSGGFALLSGQHRFYVQRAGAPESLDGQASFTTVWIADGGQWRMHRVLSYSHGPAPYMPPARTLTLPAATLARYAGQYRSARIGSIVVVADGDHLRLTAGSFVATLYPESTTRFFAMERDLRFDFEADAAGAIVALAAYEHGEVSDRAVREP; encoded by the coding sequence ATGCCGCTGAGATCGGTCCGGACCACGCTCGCGGCCTTCGTGCTGGTCGCCCTGGCACCTGTCGCCACCGCCGCCACGCAGGATGAAGAAGCGGCCGTACGCGCCGCCGATGCCGCTTTCTGGAAGGCGTATAACGCGTGCGACCTGCCTGCCGCCGGCAAGCTGTTGAGCGCAGATGTGGAGTTCTATCACGACAGAACCGGGCTGACCCGGACACGCGACGGGTTGATCGAATCGTTGCGCAAAGGCCCCTGCGCCGATCCCAACATGCGGTTGCGCCGCGAAGCGATCGACACCAGCCTGGCGTTCCACCCGCTCAGCGGCGGCTTTGCACTGTTATCCGGCCAGCATCGCTTTTACGTGCAGCGGGCCGGCGCGCCAGAGTCGCTGGATGGCCAGGCATCCTTCACTACCGTGTGGATCGCCGATGGCGGGCAATGGCGCATGCATCGCGTGCTCAGCTACTCACATGGCCCGGCACCGTACATGCCGCCAGCGCGCACCCTCACCCTCCCCGCTGCGACGCTGGCGCGCTACGCCGGCCAGTATCGGTCCGCACGCATCGGCAGCATCGTGGTCGTGGCCGATGGGGACCATCTGCGGCTCACCGCCGGCAGCTTTGTCGCCACCTTGTATCCAGAATCGACCACCCGCTTCTTCGCGATGGAACGCGACCTGCGCTTTGACTTCGAAGCCGATGCCGCCGGCGCAATCGTCGCGCTGGCTGCCTACGAGCACGGCGAGGTCAGCGACCGTGCAGTGCGCGAGCCCTAG
- a CDS encoding DUF2231 domain-containing protein has protein sequence MQSIAVPPRTWAIHPFHAAVLGGVLPLFLGALLSDYAYWSSYQIQWSNFASWLLVGAMVFTSIALLCGIVGLVRGSRHVLYVVALVATWVIGFWNALHHARDAWAIMPMALVLSVIVTLLALLATWAGFASLRTGGAR, from the coding sequence ATGCAGTCGATTGCTGTCCCGCCACGAACATGGGCCATCCACCCGTTTCATGCAGCCGTGCTGGGGGGCGTGTTGCCGCTGTTCCTGGGCGCGTTGCTGAGCGACTACGCGTACTGGAGCAGCTACCAGATTCAGTGGAGCAACTTCGCCTCCTGGCTGCTGGTCGGCGCGATGGTATTCACCAGCATCGCCTTGCTCTGCGGCATCGTCGGGCTCGTGCGCGGTAGCCGGCATGTGCTGTATGTCGTTGCGTTGGTGGCCACCTGGGTGATCGGTTTCTGGAACGCGTTGCATCATGCGCGCGACGCCTGGGCGATCATGCCGATGGCACTGGTGTTGTCGGTCATCGTCACGCTGTTGGCGCTGCTGGCCACCTGGGCGGGCTTCGCCAGTCTGCGCACCGGAGGTGCACGATGA
- a CDS encoding PQQ-dependent sugar dehydrogenase has protein sequence MSRRPFAVLAVSALATALAACGQAPDAKQHGAAPELPSPYRGLMPDMLIAKPAAWNDRRPTVPAGYSVSAIATGLGIPRQTLVLPNGDILVAEGRGGGAPNLKPKDVIAGKIKAKGTSSVKSGNRLTLLRDADGDGTYELKTVFADKLNAPYGLALIGNALYVANQDALVRFDYSEGQTKASGAPTVVTELPSAINHHWTKALTASADGRYLYVAIGSNSNITERGMPAEVDRARIWRVDAATGAHKAYATGLRNPTALAIQPGSGALWAVVNERDEIGPNLVPDYLTSVREGGFYGWPYSYWGKNVDTRVMPQDPQKVASAIAPDYALGSHVAALGVAFSSAAMGEKFADGVFVGEHGSWNRDPPAGYKVVFVPFRDGRPAGDPIDFVSGFHGDDGLTRGRPVGVTVDPRGALIVADDLANTIWRVTPAAKPAAP, from the coding sequence ATGAGCCGCCGTCCATTCGCTGTGTTGGCGGTGTCCGCATTGGCCACTGCACTGGCCGCCTGCGGCCAGGCACCGGATGCCAAGCAGCACGGCGCTGCGCCGGAGTTGCCGTCACCGTACCGTGGCTTGATGCCCGACATGTTGATTGCCAAACCCGCCGCATGGAACGACCGCCGTCCCACCGTGCCGGCTGGCTACAGCGTGTCTGCAATTGCGACCGGCCTGGGCATTCCGCGCCAGACCCTGGTGCTGCCCAATGGCGACATCCTGGTGGCCGAAGGACGCGGCGGCGGTGCGCCCAATCTCAAGCCCAAGGACGTGATCGCCGGCAAGATCAAGGCCAAAGGCACCAGTTCGGTAAAGAGCGGCAACCGGCTGACGTTGTTGCGCGACGCCGACGGCGACGGCACCTACGAACTCAAGACCGTGTTTGCCGACAAGCTCAATGCGCCCTACGGGTTGGCGCTGATCGGCAACGCCTTGTACGTAGCCAACCAGGACGCGCTGGTGCGCTTCGATTACAGCGAAGGCCAGACCAAGGCCAGCGGCGCGCCAACGGTGGTGACCGAGCTGCCGTCTGCCATCAACCATCACTGGACCAAGGCGCTCACCGCCAGCGCCGACGGGCGCTATCTGTATGTCGCCATCGGCTCCAACAGCAACATCACCGAACGCGGCATGCCCGCCGAAGTCGATCGCGCACGCATCTGGCGGGTGGATGCCGCCACCGGCGCACATAAGGCCTATGCCACCGGCCTGCGCAACCCCACCGCGCTGGCGATCCAGCCGGGGAGCGGCGCGCTGTGGGCCGTGGTCAACGAGCGCGACGAGATCGGTCCGAATCTGGTGCCCGATTATCTGACCTCCGTGCGCGAAGGTGGCTTCTATGGCTGGCCTTACAGCTATTGGGGCAAGAATGTGGATACGCGCGTGATGCCGCAGGATCCGCAAAAAGTGGCCTCCGCCATTGCACCGGATTACGCATTGGGCTCGCATGTGGCTGCACTCGGCGTTGCGTTCTCGTCGGCGGCCATGGGCGAAAAATTCGCAGACGGTGTCTTCGTTGGCGAGCACGGCAGCTGGAACCGCGATCCGCCGGCGGGCTACAAGGTGGTGTTCGTGCCGTTCCGCGACGGCCGCCCGGCAGGCGACCCGATCGACTTCGTCTCCGGTTTCCACGGCGACGACGGGCTGACCCGTGGCCGCCCGGTCGGCGTCACCGTGGATCCGCGTGGCGCGCTGATCGTGGCCGACGATCTGGCCAACACCATCTGGCGTGTGACTCCGGCTGCGAAGCCGGCCGCTCCCTGA